One region of Eupeodes corollae chromosome 1, idEupCoro1.1, whole genome shotgun sequence genomic DNA includes:
- the LOC129949371 gene encoding uncharacterized protein LOC129949371 — protein sequence MHQARWMARAMYSLKMVLLSSQLKITSKDKASLLDVCYFIVTCYVKPWLKCILPVKSPYQDLCFLKAMKDYEQVDQSISKAALKKFSQHLWYLTDEVVMLSLFDDEMVLETKTKMVANLTREQVSTHEKRYIPSKEELAGSLYDKNLEDFVSIRSKFFFARLKIDDSFLQESPYSWNTSTSYLQAKNAVSTLRTVNDTAERAVKLMQDFHGLITVEEEQKQFLLRCVQEHRKIYPDCKKATLKRRYGE from the exons ATGCATCAAGCTAGATGGATGGCAAGAGCAATGTATTCACTTAAAATGGTTTTACTTAGCTCTCAATTGAAAATAACTTCCAAGGACAAAGCATCACTATTAGATGTATGCTACTTTATTGTAACATGTTATGTTAAACCATGGCTTAAATGCATTTTACCAGTGAAATCACCTTACCAAGATTTGTGCTTCCTGAAGGCAATGAAGGACTATGAACAAGTGGATCAAAGTATCTCGAAAGCAGCTCTTAAGAAGTTTAGTCAGCATTTATGGTATTTGACAGATGAAGTAGTCATGCTATCCTTATTTGACGATGAAATGGTACTagaaactaaaactaaaatggTCGCAAATTTGACGAGGGAACAAGTGTCGACCCATGAGAAACGGTACATTCCATCTAAGGAAGAACTTGCTGGTTCATTATACG ATAAGAACTTAGAAGATTTCGTGTCGATCAGAAGCAAGTTCTTCTTCGCTCGACTCAAAATTGATGACAGTTTTCTTCAAGAAAGTCCATACTCATGGAATACTTCAACTTCATATTTACAAGCCAAAAATGCTGTTTCAACACTCAGAACTGTTAATGACACTGCTGAAAGAGCTGTTAAACTTATGCAAGACTTTCATGGTTTGATAACAGTCGAAGaggaacaaaaacaatttttgttacgCTGTGTTCAAGAACATAGAAAAATATACCCGGATTGTAAGAAGGCAACCCTCAAAAGGAGATATGGTGAATAA